A segment of the Lolium perenne isolate Kyuss_39 chromosome 3, Kyuss_2.0, whole genome shotgun sequence genome:
ACCTTCAGAGATCATCAACACCAGCAACTCTGCATCAGAGTTAACTACGGTGAATGGAGCTGCTCCTTCCCTTAGAAGCTTATATCTTCCTCGGCAAGTGGCGACGCTCGAAATCTCGCGAGGTgggcatgtgatcctcatatcatatGAATATATAAGGTTGATGTAAAGAGGGTCGCGTACATTGTATACATTTTTTACAAGCCATGCATTATACTTTATTTAATTTGTTATCACACTATACAAAAGTAGATAAACCCTATTATTTTATGTCATTTTCATTTGATGAGCTTTATTCCTAGAGTGATAAACTCGTGGTGTACCAATGTTTGATGACTATTATTTCATGTGTATCCGCCATCGTAATAATATTTTGATGTCACGTACTCTCTCTCTCAGTGCATCTCTCCTTTTCCCAAAAAATTACTATCTTCAGTCCGTCTCTCTCCTATTGAACCTTCCACCATGTGTCATATATATGTCATCTAGAAGTCTCATATCATCGATGTGGCCTCCCATCACAACAACAATCTCCCTCACCCCCACAGACCACCAATTCACCACGGGCCCCGAAACGTACCCTCCACCACCGAGCCTTGGGGTGTTGTGTGGTCGTAAGTGGAGCTCCTAGAGTCTAGCATTTCACGTGGAGGGTTTCTCGAGGCACCGTCTCGGTTCGTGGATCCTCGATTTACGCAAGACCCGACATTTCCTTCAGCTAGGCGGGAGATGTGGATATCACACCAACACGTTGCGCATTCTCGACACTCCATATATAGGTCCTCTACCACCAACATGGCACGATTGCTCTTATGGAGGTTCCCGCGCCAACTTGTGTTATCCCgggcttgttgttgttgtgcTTCAACAAACTGTATTCATTGAACCATTTCCAGAAAAGAATGTACCCACCATGTCGAGTTTGATGATGTGTGCACATATGCGACACAGGTGCAAGCTTGTGACACCGGGTAACACacgcatgtgtgtgtgtgtggagctaGGTACTAGATGCATTGAAGGGTACACACACATACAAAACAAAAGTCGGAGCAAATTAGGCTTGTGCGGGCTGTGCTCATTTGCATCTGGGCGTGAGAAGGGAGAGATGAGATGTGACCCGTTGGATCTGCAAGAATTGAAGGGCTGATATGTCAATTCGAGAGCAGTGCCGCGGATTGCTGACTTGGCACAAGAATCTgaccggcggcaaaatttgggtgaAATGGGCGCGGCGCCACCAAAATTTGGGTAAAAAAAGTGGGCGCGAGACGAAATCTGATCCTTTGGGTAAAAAAACACACCGACCGAACCCTCACTCATCCTCAGTCCCACCCAACCCAGCCCCGCGCGCCGCCTCCTCTCTCACCCAACCCAACCCAACCCCGcgcgccgcctccttcctccccGCCGGCCGCCGTCGACCTCTCCCCGCCGGCCGCACAGCTCCGCCTCACCTCCGACGAGGTCCTGAAGAACGGGCGCGTCCAAGCGCCGCCCGCGGCTGCTGACGGCCAAGCTTTCTGCAAGgcgggccggcgaggccgcccccCCGTCCCCGGCGACCGTCCGTCGGCTGGGCCTCCAGATCCTGCGACCGCGGCCGTTATCAGCCTCCTGCTCGCGCGCATCGGACCTGGGGACGGCGGCCGTCCCGGTTCCGCCGGGTCGGATCCTACCGCATCAGCGCCAAGCCACGATAGAAGGGGAGCCACCAGGAGTACGCCGTCGACCTCGGCAGATTTTCCCCACGACCTAGGTCAGACTCTCCTCCTAGCAACCTTCACTTGCTTCGCTGCTGCAAAAAAATGTCTTTTTACATCGCTGGACTGCTCATGCCGTTTCTGCTCTTTGGCGTGCTGATGTCTACCGGAGCTGCTGCCAGCGGTCACATTTCCGAGCTCATGCCTGGCTGTCGCAGACCACCTCCCCAacgcgctgctgctgctgctggtggtgagcccctcttctccaTGTAATTTGTGTTTTGCACAACCAAAATTTCCCCTTTTGATGTTGTACTGGTAGGCAGTCTAGGGATCTTGCATCTAT
Coding sequences within it:
- the LOC127321542 gene encoding uncharacterized protein gives rise to the protein MSIREQCRGLLTWHKNLTGGKIWSHPTQPRAPPPLSPNPTQPRAPPPSSPPAAVDLSPPAAQLRLTSDEVLKNGRVQAPPAAADGQAFCKAGRRGRPPVPGDRPSAGPPDPATAAVISLLLARIGPGDGGRPGSAGSDPTASAPSHDRRGATRSTPSTSADFPHDLAVTFPSSCLAVADHLPNALLLLLVGLAVSEGNQEEEALWPTSWRHSGGCVELGKFLAHLCRKFARCFPTHDLVETRLGVRVCCCYLPELLPAATFPCSCRRPPPQFKSYWKRRCGV